AATTtgatttatacatttttaaccaaaacaaagaaaagCTAGAATGACAAAAAGAATACGATATTAAAGGATCAATTAAACCATTTACCAGTACAAATGGAAGATCTAACCACGATAGataatcttcttctttctcatcAGAATATTCTTTGTATTTGCTAACCACCGCTTGGGCACCATACTTTTCCACCTCTCTTTTTAGCTTGTTCATCTTTTTCTCTATATATCTCCGCTTCCTTTTGGGAATTTTTGTCAGTAAATCCGTGGCATCCTGTATTTCTTTCTCTGTGATCCATCTATCTAAATCCTTTCCCATATTTCTCATGATGGATTTGACCTCTGGATCAGTCTCAGCATTATAAACTTCTAAGAAACCTTGAGACCATTTCTTCGTATGTTCCCAATGCTCCTTTCCTCCTTTTTTACCTGGTCTAGTACTACCATCACTGCACTCTATAAGTGTCTTGGTTTTCTTCGAAGATTCGCCAACGGACTTCTTTAAACTATTATCAACTGAAGCATTAGGAGAAGGGATGCTAGATTTTGCTAAACCCTCCACTTTGGAAAGACTGCTTTCGGTTTCCTTTTGCTTAAGCTTTTTACTAAGAAATTCAGGATCCTTATCAAAAGATGGTCCTTTCCAATAGGGAATTATTTTTTCAGGTGGATCGTCCAAGCTAATGCCATCTGttaaacagaaaataaaaagaacgaGCCTTGTAATTCTACTAAATGATAATGATTTTTGTCAAAAACAGTGATGAAATGTTAGCTATTTGctctaaaatatattaaacagaCCAATGAGACGAACAGCTAGAAGATAATGctagaaatataattattagGCCACTGTATGCAAGATAACAAATTATACAGCAAATCAGAATCAACAATATACCTGCTCCATAGTCAAGATTTTCGATCCTGGAATGGTAATACTCATGCAGTGGCAATAGCCTTTCATTGACCATCTCAACTTTTCTTTCTAAGCCTTCAAAGAAGGCACGCTTATCAGTAGCATCCATCATATGAAAAGGATCCCGCCCAGCCAATTCGTTCTCTCGAACTTGAAATACAATTTCTCGAAGACTCTCATCATTCATCCATTCAAGTTCCTCACTCTCCAAAGCTGATCCCATTTCATTTACAACAGCACTTAAAGATAACTCCTCTTGTGCCTTATCTTTTGCCAGCACGTAATTTTCCTTGAACCCAACGCGCATTTTTTGGATAATAGGGTTGAATTCCTGGAAATTCTTTTCAATCCAACTCTCTTCACTCATTAAACTTTTCCCTGTTTTAACATTAGGACCATTCAGTTCATGCTTGTCCTGAGAGCCATTTATCACAGTGCTAACAGAATCTGATTTTCCTGTTTCCCCAGATACATCAACCTCATCTGGGTGACTGttattttccttcttctccatGTTGCACACCCTTGAAGAATCAACAGATGATAAAGAAAAATCATTAGTCTTGTCAAACTCAAAGGATGGGCCCACTTCATTCTCTATACACGCTGCCCAGTCCTTTCTAGCAAATTTATTGCCATTGATTTCaagttcacgataatcaacTGGATTTTGGAGGCTTTTCTCTTGTTTTTCCTGGTCAGATTGCCTTTCAACTATTAAATCATCCAAGTCTTGAGAACTACTAATAGATGAGGATTCATTGGTAGTGACATTATGAATGGAACTTCTGTGTTTACCATTCATAGTCTTTGTTGGTGAAGAGTTCGACATAGATTGAGGATCCCAAGATGAGGATGTACTATTTTCCTCGGTAAGAAAGGAATTAGTCGATTTCCGATCAGATGTATCATTTAGGAAGTCATATTTCTTCCTTTCGACTTGAGAAGAATCATTTGCAGTCGATAAATCATTGAAACAAGAACCTTCCCTTAACTTCGTTTCAGCAGTATAATCACAACTAGGCTTTTTTGGAAGAAAAGCAGCTTTATCATCAAATGAATCTGACCCGAGTGTTGTTTTCTTGGCCCCAAGTACATCGGTCGTAGACCCAATCATGTCAGCACTCTGTACAAGCTCATCACTTACCTGTGATTTATTCAATTTAGTCCTACGCTTCGTAGCTAGATATTCCCTCGCTTCCTTGACGGAGCTTATGATTCTCGGCTTAATTTTCACAGATTTTTTGCTAGAAGTACCAGATGAGCTTttagattttctattttttgatttgGAACTTCTCATTtcattctttctaattttttcttcatttgtttGAACAATGAAAGACGAGGTGCCAGCATCCTTATAATCAGTGGAATGTTCTACATCAAACCCACTATTTGCTTTCTCTTTGGTATCAATCTCTTCATCCGTTTTTCGATCATCCACTTTTGTATCGATAATAACTCTCTTGTCACAAAATGTGTTCGATAGTTCTCCTTCAGGAATAATACTGCGGTTATTCAAAGATTCTTCTTCAAGCATTCCTTTGTTATTCATATCCACCGAAGACTTCATATCCTTCTCTATTCGGCCCTTGTGCAAAATGGTTCGAGACATGCTAACATCATCAGATGCTTCTTTAAGAGCTTCAACTTGATTAtcattttggttttgattttctCTTTCTAATTCATGAACCTTTTTAACCATCTCTCTTATTTCCTTTATCTTATCATCATTCTGAAAACTCGCATTGGAATGACTAGGGATCAAATTCTCTCTTAATACCTCGGTTTGCTTAATGCTTTTTATTAGCTCACTCCTATCTAACTCTGGCCTTCTTAGGGAAGCCACTGCCAACTCCGGCACATCCTGGAGTACTTTGACACTTCCCTTCTCTAACTCCTCTCGTTTCATCCTTGACATTTTCTTTCTCCTCAGCATCTCAACCTCTTCTCTACTCAACTCCACCTTATCGTTCCCCACAATCAATTTTTTCATGACCCAGAACACGCAGCAACCACATAACAGAGCGAACCCAACTTGAGGGGTAATCTTCAAAATTGACTCGCCTTTTTTAGCGATAAATACCAACCCCTCTGCAAAAGACGAGTTTTTTCCCTCAACTACATACTTAAAAATTGAGCTACTTTTCGGGAGCATGTATTTCCCGCTCTCAATATCTTTCGCGATAACTTTTGCACAAGATAACTTAGAATTCACACCTGCGAACTCTTCCCCAGCTCGCTTCGATTCAAAAGACCATGCTCCGATTCGGCTCCTTTTAACGATTTCTTCCTCATTCACGACAACACGCGTAACATTCGCGTCCGAATCTTTATATACAGTAAAAATAGGACCAGTTCCAATTCCCCAGTACTCAGAATCGTCCTTATACTGATTGATCCAATTCTCCAATTTATCCCACAAAACTGAATCTTTATAACTATTTCCATTTCCCAACCTATCATTTTCCACAATGTCCTTCTCTGTACCCAAACCCAAAGTAGGCCCAACCTTTTCCGCTAACTTAAAATCAGGATTAAACAGTTCAGGAGCTCTACGAACCTGGTCCTCATTTGAAGGAACGATCTTCTCCCTCAACGTGTTCCGACGCCGAAGGGGCCTCCGGAATCGCGCCGAAACAGGTCCGATCCCTCGCCGAGAAGCGGCCAAAGGGGTCCAAGATCGGTTTTTTAAGAGGAAAATGGAGTCATTTGGGGATTTCCTTAGTGGGTTGTTCTTATGGAAGCTCGAGAAGGGGGAACTGATCGTTGGAGAGGAGATTTTGCAGAAAAAATTGGTGCTTTCGAGCACAGGCGAGGTGGAGATATCCATGGATTGGAGAAACAACAGAGAAAAGATATTGGGAGAGAGGATTTTATATAGGGATTTAGGGAACGAGAGGAGTGGGAATTGGATTAGGAGTCGCCATGGCGAAGGGGAGTAGAGGGGAAATGGGGAAAAGAACAAAACCTAAAGAGGCGCTTAAACCCCGGATAAATCCTCTTCGAGGACGAAGGAGATTGGACCGGACGAAGCACTGACGGAGATTCCGACCCGGGAAAGCCCGGTCTAGTTGAACCAGTcccatcattttattttattttattttatttttttttgttggaagaATCACCTTTCTCATTTATATAATCTTTTCACAAAGctaaactgttttttttttttaatacataaatacgGAAATATTCTTGGACTTTCAGTTCctcagattttaattttttaaactaaacttatcaaatttatttttaaattaaaatatcaaaattttaatttaaattattttaaaattaaatttagtaaaactactattatatgcaaatattaaattttttttgtcagacaagctttacaaaattactttaaaaaaatcGTCTTTATCTAAACTGAGCTAAACACTTTACagtttttaactaaaatcaattCTCAGATCAAGTCTGATCAGGGCTGCTAAATTAGAGAGCTGTTTAGAAGATGAACCAGGAGAGTTAGTTGCGATGATATGTAGATCAGATAGAACTGACAAGCTGATTCTTGGAGATTTTTAGTTAAATGGATTTGGGCGCAACAAGTCAAACCACATTGGTCGAGTACAAAGCAGGAAAAAAGAATGCCCACAAGGCCCATCAAAGGCCCATCAACCCCGCCAAAAAGCCCAGAAGGCTCTCCCACGACAACCGTTTCTTCAAATCCGCGGGTAATTAGATTTTGGcgcgctctccctctctctctctctctctctctctctctctctctctctctctctctctcgattaACCATTACATCTTCTTGATGATGGCGCCAACggtgaaggagaaggagattaagaacaagaacaaagagaaAGAACAACGGGATTGAATAGATCATTTAATTCGAACAGTCAAAGATTTTAACGGTTGTCCAAATCCGGGCTAAAattgatgtaaaaaaatttataattatttgtaaaaaaaaatctataacaATAAGATTTTTTATAGAGATTTCCTTAATCTATTACATTTAAATAATCGTAGAGATTAAGCTTCAAGATAATTAAGTATTGATATTTGATTATTACAACCTTAAGATTGttataaagttttaaagttcaaatatatatatatatatgctataccATGATGGAttggaaaattaattaatttggacgGCAAAAGATTTTAACGGTTGTCCAAATCCGGGCTAAAATTGATGTCAAACAAAGATAATTATTTGAAAGAAAACATCACAATAAAATTGTTATAGAGATTTGCTTAATCTATTACATTTAAATTATAGAGATAAAGTTTTCAGATAAGTATCGATATTTGACTATTACAACCATAAGATTCTAACAAAGTTGTAAagatcaaatatataaataaactttatatacgtaatctatattttaaattctagagTTTAATTTCGTAaaccatatattattattattattaaattttttttggataccCGATAATATATTTTGCTCTCTTACTTGGACTCGGACAAGCTTTACAGCAATTCCATCCATCTCAATCTATAAATATATCCAggagttatatttaaatttgatcccATAGTTCTCGTAGTAGGGAACTAACTGCATGTAAATATCGCCTCAACGTACGTATATTTATTAGCACCTTCCTTCACGTTGTAGTGCAAAAatttcgtcgtcgtcgtcgtcgtctcaaATAATCATCATGCTACACCACATGCGCATGAggtggagagaggaggaggcgaAGAAGATGGAGACGTCCACAGCCCTGTCAAGCTCTCATCAAGAAGAGCCCCTTCCTGCGGAGGAGCCGCCGGCGAGTGAAGTTGCGGGGGTCGACGAGACCGCGCCGCGTTCGGAAGCAGCGAGAGCAGAAAATCAAGAAACAACCCGCCGTCGCAAACGGAGTCGGAGGAGGAAGCGAAAGCAGAAGGCTCAGGAAGTAGAAGAACGCAACAAAAAGAAGGCGCCGAAAAGGAAGAAGGTGAAGCAAATGACACCCGAAGAAgaggtaattttttattttttttagaaaaagaattGTATGCTACTACTTTATTCGTTTAGACCGTTTGATATGAGAACTAAACTTTGGTGCATAATTTTGGTTGTTCTAATTAATAGAGAATAGAAGATATTTTAGTATATATTAGAACAATGGTAAATTGTGTTGGATGTAGGGATGTTAACGGGTCAAGTTTGgatcggattttcaaaaattcgaattcaaacccgaaaatcaaattaaaattcgaatcCAGATCCGAATtcggcggattttaaaaattcataccgttGAAAGAagaattaagaaataaaaattattaaatattttatatattatatattatatattatataaataaataaaaataaattatgtgtatatataaggggcaattgcttatataactttgaaaagttcccgactttccgatttacccctcttagaaggctaatattaaaaatatcctttatatgttccaacctatttctaatgtacccttagagttaaaatctgttataaaattactattttgccctttcaattATATCTTTCCActatcactgactttcttatttgcccttaaagtaagaggcacaaaaagtatttttactTTTGTCTTTTCCAATATAACTCTCtgccgtcaccaacatttcttatttgctcttaagttaagggcaaaattgatattttatttttttttaactgtgatagatgtttaactcacatttaacccaagttaacttagcAGGAGATAACTGTGGGGTACTttacaataacggtggaacatatgaggagtattttagaaataaaaaaaaagtatgagtaaatcggatattttcaaacatatgaggggtatataggcaattatccttgtataatttattcgggttcgagttcaagccaggtaaatacaaaatccatatccatatacatatccgtcgggtt
This DNA window, taken from Ananas comosus cultivar F153 linkage group 5, ASM154086v1, whole genome shotgun sequence, encodes the following:
- the LOC109709874 gene encoding uncharacterized protein LOC109709874 isoform X1, giving the protein MDISTSPVLESTNFFCKISSPTISSPFSSFHKNNPLRKSPNDSIFLLKNRSWTPLAASRRGIGPVSARFRRPLRRRNTLREKIVPSNEDQVRRAPELFNPDFKLAEKVGPTLGLGTEKDIVENDRLGNGNSYKDSVLWDKLENWINQYKDDSEYWGIGTGPIFTVYKDSDANVTRVVVNEEEIVKRSRIGAWSFESKRAGEEFAGVNSKLSCAKVIAKDIESGKYMLPKSSSIFKYVVEGKNSSFAEGLVFIAKKGESILKITPQVGFALLCGCCVFWVMKKLIVGNDKVELSREEVEMLRRKKMSRMKREELEKGSVKVLQDVPELAVASLRRPELDRSELIKSIKQTEVLRENLIPSHSNASFQNDDKIKEIREMVKKVHELERENQNQNDNQVEALKEASDDVSMSRTILHKGRIEKDMKSSVDMNNKGMLEEESLNNRSIIPEGELSNTFCDKRVIIDTKVDDRKTDEEIDTKEKANSGFDVEHSTDYKDAGTSSFIVQTNEEKIRKNEMRSSKSKNRKSKSSSGTSSKKSVKIKPRIISSVKEAREYLATKRRTKLNKSQVSDELVQSADMIGSTTDVLGAKKTTLGSDSFDDKAAFLPKKPSCDYTAETKLREGSCFNDLSTANDSSQVERKKYDFLNDTSDRKSTNSFLTEENSTSSSWDPQSMSNSSPTKTMNGKHRSSIHNVTTNESSSISSSQDLDDLIVERQSDQEKQEKSLQNPVDYRELEINGNKFARKDWAACIENEVGPSFEFDKTNDFSLSSVDSSRVCNMEKKENNSHPDEVDVSGETGKSDSVSTVINGSQDKHELNGPNVKTGKSLMSEESWIEKNFQEFNPIIQKMRVGFKENYVLAKDKAQEELSLSAVVNEMGSALESEELEWMNDESLREIVFQVRENELAGRDPFHMMDATDKRAFFEGLERKVEMVNERLLPLHEYYHSRIENLDYGADGISLDDPPEKIIPYWKGPSFDKDPEFLSKKLKQKETESSLSKVEGLAKSSIPSPNASVDNSLKKSVGESSKKTKTLIECSDGSTRPGKKGGKEHWEHTKKWSQGFLEVYNAETDPEVKSIMRNMGKDLDRWITEKEIQDATDLLTKIPKRKRRYIEKKMNKLKREVEKYGAQAVVSKYKEYSDEKEEDYLSWLDLPFVLCIELYTVEEDVPRVGFYSLEMAADLELDPKQYHVIAFEDPGDSKNFCYIVQAHMDMLGSGKAFVVARPPKYTLTWLTPETNRHERAMQDAFRDAKAGGFSVTVIRKGEITLNVDQTLEEVEEEITEIGSKIYHDKIMHERSVDARTLLKGVITADRSAKGRSRAVLIKSTKS
- the LOC109709874 gene encoding uncharacterized protein LOC109709874 isoform X2 translates to MDISTSPVLESTNFFCKISSPTISSPFSSFHKNNPLRKSPNDSIFLLKNRSWTPLAASRRGIGPVSARFRRPLRRRNTLREKIVPSNEDQVRRAPELFNPDFKLAEKVGPTLGLGTEKDIVENDRLGNGNSYKDSVLWDKLENWINQYKDDSEYWGIGTGPIFTVYKDSDANVTRVVVNEEEIVKRSRIGAWSFESKRAGEEFAGVNSKLSCAKVIAKDIESGKYMLPKSSSIFKYVVEGKNSSFAEGLVFIAKKGESILKITPQVGFALLCGCCVFWVMKKLIVGNDKVELSREEVEMLRRKKMSRMKREELEKGSVKVLQDVPELAVASLRRPELDRSELIKSIKQTEVLRENLIPSHSNASFQNDDKIKEIREMVKKVHELERENQNQNDNQVEALKEASDDVSMSRTILHKGRIEKDMKSSVDMNNKGMLEEESLNNRSIIPEGELSNTFCDKRVIIDTKVDDRKTDEEIDTKEKANSGFDVEHSTDYKDAGTSSFIVQTNEEKIRKNEMRSSKSKNRKSKSSSGTSSKKSVKIKPRIISSVKEAREYLATKRRTKLNKSQVSDELVQSADMIGSTTDVLGAKKTTLGSDSFDDKAAFLPKKPSCDYTAETKLREGSCFNDLSTANDSSQVERKKYDFLNDTSDRKSTNSFLTEENSTSSSWDPQSMSNSSPTKTMNGKHRSSIHNVTTNESSSISSSQDLDDLIVERQSDQEKQEKSLQNPVDYRELEINGNKFARKDWAACIENEVGPSFEFDKTNDFSLSSVDSSRVCNMEKKENNSHPDEVDVSGETGKSDSVSTVINGSQDKHELNGPNVKTGKSLMSEESWIEKNFQEFNPIIQKMRVGFKENYVLAKDKAQEELSLSAVVNEMGSALESEELEWMNDESLREIVFQVRENELAGRDPFHMMDATDKRAFFEGLERKVEMVNERLLPLHEYYHSRIENLDYGADGISLDDPPEKIIPYWKGPSFDKDPEFLSKKLKQKETESSLSKVEGLAKSSIPSPNASVDNSLKKSVGESSKKTKTLIECSDGSTRPGKKGGKEHWEHTKKWSQGFLEVYNAETDPEVKSIMRNMGKDLDRWITEKEIQDATDLLTKIPKRKRRYIEKKMNKLKREVEKYGAQAVVSKYKEYSDEKEEDYLSWLDLPFVLCIELYTVEEDVPRVGFYSLEMAADLELDPKQYHVIAFEDPGDSKNFCYIVQAHMDMLGSGKAFVVARPPKDAFRDAKAGGFSVTVIRKGEITLNVDQTLEEVEEEITEIGSKIYHDKIMHERSVDARTLLKGVITADRSAKGRSRAVLIKSTKS
- the LOC109709874 gene encoding uncharacterized protein LOC109709874 isoform X3, with protein sequence MDISTSPVLESTNFFCKISSPTISSPFSSFHKNNPLRKSPNDSIFLLKNRSWTPLAASRRGIGPVSARFRRPLRRRNTLREKIVPSNEDQVRRAPELFNPDFKLAEKVGPTLGLGTEKDIVENDRLGNGNSYKDSVLWDKLENWINQYKDDSEYWGIGTGPIFTVYKDSDANVTRVVVNEEEIVKRSRIGAWSFESKRAGEEFAGVNSKLSCAKVIAKDIESGKYMLPKSSSIFKYVVEGKNSSFAEGLVFIAKKGESILKITPQVGFALLCGCCVFWVMKKLIVGNDKVELSREEVEMLRRKKMSRMKREELEKGSVKVLQDVPELAVASLRRPELDRSELIKSIKQTEVLRENLIPSHSNASFQNDDKIKEIREMVKKVHELERENQNQNDNQVEALKEASDDVSMSRTILHKGRIEKDMKSSVDMNNKGMLEEESLNNRSIIPEGELSNTFCDKRVIIDTKVDDRKTDEEIDTKEKANSGFDVEHSTDYKDAGTSSFIVQTNEEKIRKNEMRSSKSKNRKSKSSSGTSSKKSVKIKPRIISSVKEAREYLATKRRTKLNKSQVSDELVQSADMIGSTTDVLGAKKTTLGSDSFDDKAAFLPKKPSCDYTAETKLREGSCFNDLSTANDSSQVERKKYDFLNDTSDRKSTNSFLTEENSTSSSWDPQSMSNSSPTKTMNGKHRSSIHNVTTNESSSISSSQDLDDLIVERQSDQEKQEKSLQNPVDYRELEINGNKFARKDWAACIENEVGPSFEFDKTNDFSLSSVDSSRVCNMEKKENNSHPDEVDVSGETGKSDSVSTVINGSQDKHELNGPNVKTGKSLMSEESWIEKNFQEFNPIIQKMRVGFKENYVLAKDKAQEELSLSAVVNEMGSALESEELEWMNDESLREIVFQVRENELAGRDPFHMMDATDKRAFFEGLERKVEMVNERLLPLHEYYHSRIENLDYGADGISLDDPPEKIIPYWKGPSFDKDPEFLSKKLKQKETESSLSKVEGLAKSSIPSPNASVDNSLKKSVGESSKKTKTLIECSDGSTRPGKKGGKEHWEHTKKWSQGFLEVYNAETDPEVKSIMRNMGKDLDRWITEKEIQDATDLLTKIPKRKRRYIEKKMNKLKREVEKYGAQAVVSKYKEYSDEKEEDYLSWLDLPFVLCIELYTVEEDVPRVGFYSLEMAADLELDPKQYHVIAFEDPGDSKNFCYIVQAHMDMLGSGKAFVVARPPKNLGPLKLLKFNCFFARCFQGC